A single Arachnia propionica DNA region contains:
- a CDS encoding NifU family protein has product MTGKLPIHPEAVPGDPQAVRWVVPTGGVPVGEVRGAPGSFGSMLEYGVISRAMVEADGVWTWLASDQAWSRVGSKVRDAIVASLAEEEGWDVEPGSADLLGYISRDVVEHQLAAYIASHGGQIQVADNDAETVEVDFGGACQDCPAAGQTLHQRIETTIRARYPQLKTVKRVGDVGKKKRGITWLNLPGHNC; this is encoded by the coding sequence ATGACCGGGAAGCTGCCGATCCATCCCGAGGCCGTTCCCGGGGACCCGCAGGCCGTCCGGTGGGTGGTTCCCACCGGCGGCGTGCCCGTCGGGGAGGTGCGCGGCGCGCCCGGCAGCTTCGGGTCGATGCTGGAGTACGGGGTGATCTCCCGGGCTATGGTGGAGGCCGACGGCGTATGGACGTGGCTGGCCTCCGACCAGGCGTGGAGCAGGGTCGGATCCAAGGTCCGCGACGCCATCGTCGCCTCCCTCGCGGAGGAGGAGGGCTGGGACGTCGAGCCTGGCTCTGCCGACCTGCTGGGCTACATCTCCCGTGATGTCGTGGAGCACCAGCTGGCGGCCTACATCGCCAGCCACGGCGGGCAGATCCAGGTGGCCGACAACGACGCCGAGACGGTGGAGGTCGACTTCGGCGGGGCGTGCCAGGACTGTCCCGCCGCCGGCCAGACCCTCCACCAGCGCATCGAGACCACCATCCGGGCCCGCTACCCGCAGCTGAAAACCGTCAAACGGGTGGGCGATGTGGGCAAGAAGAAGCGGGGCATCACCTGGCTGAACCTCCCGGGCCACAACTGCTGA
- a CDS encoding HNH endonuclease signature motif containing protein — protein MAGTDYTPLFEGPAEENAAAWHRRVAAAHELAGRLAVIHADLVTLTEELLSSNTWAGDGIRSIEHWLQVFVGLSPANAAAVARVAQRSTELPEVVEALGAGRLGLDQAAVVAQHAPEEYSASITEFAEKATVTQLRRTLSRYHHPDVETSSPEPHETARADASQLSMVTNSRTGRFELRLSAPAVDGALVETAIREAKDALFTSGNTEATLADGLFEMANRSLRAITSGSRKEHYRVHLHLDTTGAGWLTKKGALPQHLLAEFTCDGVLIPVWETDSLPVSVGRSQRIVPLRTRRLVEDRDRGCRYPGCPVTGFLENHHIQHWSNGGATNRETVVSLCPTHHRQHHQGRYTITGNPDIPGGLTFTNQYGQRIGGDPEASAKAAAISGIRGRNPRKPIPYKGPTGENLQTRSIRFTRNPPRRE, from the coding sequence ATGGCTGGAACGGATTACACTCCCCTCTTCGAGGGCCCCGCGGAGGAAAACGCCGCGGCCTGGCATCGGCGCGTGGCCGCAGCCCACGAGCTGGCGGGCAGGCTGGCCGTGATCCACGCCGACCTGGTAACCCTGACCGAGGAGCTGCTCTCGTCCAACACCTGGGCCGGGGACGGGATCCGTTCCATCGAGCACTGGCTGCAGGTCTTCGTCGGCCTCTCCCCCGCGAACGCGGCGGCGGTTGCGCGGGTCGCGCAACGATCCACCGAGCTTCCCGAAGTGGTCGAGGCGCTTGGCGCCGGGCGGCTCGGGTTGGACCAGGCCGCGGTGGTCGCCCAGCACGCGCCCGAGGAGTACTCGGCCAGCATCACCGAGTTCGCGGAGAAGGCGACGGTCACGCAGCTGCGACGCACCCTGTCGCGCTATCACCACCCGGATGTCGAGACGTCCTCCCCGGAGCCGCACGAAACCGCGCGGGCCGACGCGTCGCAGCTGTCCATGGTCACCAACTCACGCACCGGACGTTTCGAGCTGCGCCTCAGCGCCCCGGCCGTCGACGGCGCCCTGGTGGAGACCGCCATCCGCGAGGCCAAAGACGCCCTGTTCACCAGCGGAAACACCGAAGCCACTCTCGCCGACGGGCTGTTCGAAATGGCGAACCGCTCCCTCAGGGCGATCACCTCGGGCAGCCGCAAGGAGCACTACCGCGTCCATCTGCACCTCGACACCACCGGCGCGGGCTGGCTCACGAAGAAGGGCGCCCTGCCGCAACATCTCCTGGCCGAGTTCACCTGCGACGGCGTCCTCATCCCGGTCTGGGAAACCGATTCCCTGCCGGTCAGCGTGGGCCGCTCACAACGGATCGTGCCGCTTCGGACCCGCCGCCTGGTGGAGGACCGCGACCGCGGCTGCCGATACCCCGGCTGCCCCGTCACCGGGTTCCTCGAGAACCACCACATTCAGCACTGGAGCAACGGCGGCGCCACGAACCGCGAAACGGTGGTCTCGCTCTGCCCCACCCACCACCGGCAGCACCACCAGGGTCGCTACACGATCACCGGCAACCCCGACATCCCCGGCGGCCTGACGTTCACCAACCAGTACGGCCAACGCATCGGAGGCGACCCGGAAGCCTCGGCCAAGGCCGCCGCCATCAGCGGCATCCGGGGTCGGAACCCCCGCAAACCGATCCCCTACAAGGGCCCCACCGGGGAAAACCTCCAAACCCGGTCGATCCGCTTCACCCGCAACCCACCCCGGCGCGAGTGA
- a CDS encoding DeoR/GlpR family DNA-binding transcription regulator translates to MQRSERHKLIISAVSKSSRTVEELTALTGASAVTIRRDLTDLAERNALRRVRGGAAPAKSRGATYPFDLRSTEHPATKQALARTVASMINPGDSVLIDNGTTALAVAHELTGLGITALALSLHAAAALAAKPGNQVIVPGGPVNHDDLSFTAPGTADVIRRMRFDIAIIGSCAAHPDAGLTVADWGDAHVKRAALKSASRVCLATTADKFTQTAAHQFATYADLDTLVTTTDASPSALAEARLAGVEVLTFESPPDQ, encoded by the coding sequence ATGCAACGATCAGAAAGACACAAACTGATCATATCAGCGGTCAGCAAGTCGTCGCGGACCGTTGAGGAGCTCACCGCACTGACGGGGGCATCGGCCGTCACCATCCGGCGCGACCTGACAGACCTGGCCGAACGCAACGCACTACGGCGCGTCCGAGGCGGGGCGGCTCCAGCGAAATCCCGCGGCGCCACCTACCCGTTCGACCTCCGCAGCACCGAACACCCGGCGACCAAACAGGCCCTGGCGCGCACCGTCGCATCCATGATCAATCCCGGAGACTCCGTCCTGATTGACAACGGCACCACCGCCCTGGCGGTCGCCCACGAACTGACGGGCCTCGGTATAACGGCCCTGGCCCTGTCGCTGCACGCGGCCGCGGCCCTCGCCGCCAAACCGGGAAACCAAGTGATCGTCCCCGGGGGTCCCGTCAACCACGACGATCTCTCCTTCACCGCCCCCGGAACTGCCGACGTCATCCGTCGCATGCGCTTCGACATCGCGATAATCGGTTCCTGCGCAGCCCACCCCGACGCGGGCCTCACCGTCGCAGACTGGGGCGACGCGCACGTCAAACGCGCAGCCCTGAAGTCCGCGAGCCGGGTCTGCCTGGCGACGACCGCCGACAAGTTCACCCAGACCGCCGCACACCAGTTCGCCACCTACGCCGACCTGGACACCCTGGTGACCACCACGGACGCATCCCCGTCGGCCCTCGCCGAGGCCCGCCTGGCGGGGGTCGAGGTCCTGACGTTCGAGTCCCCACCCGACCAGTGA
- a CDS encoding Cof-type HAD-IIB family hydrolase, whose protein sequence is MGSHGKSIRLVAVDMDGTFLDDESKYDRARFARIHSRMQEGGIHFVVASGNQHRALSRCFDHHPDVFHIAENGALVAAGDEVLHTTPFAPADLDAALSLSVRLPGVFVLVCCASTAYAPRTSDPDVIAALGRYYASLELVDDWGRVEEPVLKLALGCPGEETAGLLERLKAGLPAGAVPTSSGHGSIDIIPAGVNKGVALAWLGERIGVSLDDMVAFGDGGNDVEMLKRAGTGIAMDNAPEAVKEISDGTTGSNNSQGVLAWLEDHLGLAN, encoded by the coding sequence ATGGGAAGTCATGGCAAATCGATTCGTCTGGTTGCCGTCGACATGGACGGAACCTTCCTGGACGACGAGAGCAAGTACGACCGCGCTCGTTTCGCTCGGATTCACTCCCGCATGCAGGAGGGTGGAATCCATTTCGTCGTCGCCAGCGGCAACCAGCACCGGGCCCTCAGCAGGTGTTTCGACCATCACCCGGACGTTTTCCACATCGCGGAGAACGGCGCCTTGGTGGCTGCTGGCGACGAGGTGCTGCACACCACCCCCTTCGCCCCGGCCGACCTCGACGCCGCGCTCTCGCTGAGCGTGCGGCTGCCGGGGGTTTTCGTGCTCGTCTGTTGCGCATCGACCGCATACGCGCCGCGCACCAGCGACCCCGATGTGATCGCGGCGTTGGGAAGGTACTACGCGAGCCTCGAACTCGTCGACGACTGGGGTCGGGTGGAAGAGCCCGTGCTCAAGCTGGCCTTGGGATGCCCGGGCGAGGAGACCGCCGGGCTGCTGGAACGACTGAAAGCCGGCCTGCCCGCCGGGGCGGTTCCCACATCCAGCGGGCACGGGTCCATCGACATCATTCCCGCCGGCGTGAACAAGGGGGTCGCACTGGCCTGGCTGGGCGAGCGGATCGGCGTCTCCCTCGACGACATGGTGGCCTTCGGCGACGGCGGGAACGACGTGGAGATGCTGAAACGGGCCGGCACCGGGATCGCGATGGACAACGCCCCGGAAGCGGTGAAGGAAATATCCGACGGCACAACCGGGAGCAACAACTCCCAAGGGGTTCTTGCGTGGCTTGAAGATCATCTCGGTCTCGCGAACTGA
- a CDS encoding SagB/ThcOx family dehydrogenase, with protein sequence METPFFDDFWQASELSPHNLREFMRMMDSYDPESRQLRLDHPLAPTPLPRTRERPLERLAARRRSGRGFSPRPLGAKYLARLLGSCRAWGGPEHRAFPSASASYATEVFVVGWRVENHTGRMLYYDPIDHGLVTLPDPSPPWPEAQSRINAPVAGEPACLVVATLFPDRLTAKYGERGGRFALLEAGAVMQQLSLTAADLGLAGVVVGGLIDDYWLARLGLTRTGAVVAFGYLVGYGGRG encoded by the coding sequence ATGGAAACACCCTTCTTCGACGATTTCTGGCAGGCATCCGAATTGAGCCCCCACAATTTGAGGGAATTCATGCGCATGATGGATTCCTACGACCCGGAGAGCAGGCAGCTGCGTCTGGACCATCCGCTCGCACCCACCCCGCTGCCGCGAACCCGTGAGCGGCCCCTGGAAAGGCTCGCGGCGCGGCGCAGAAGTGGGCGGGGTTTCTCGCCGCGACCCCTCGGAGCCAAGTACCTGGCGCGGCTGCTCGGTTCCTGCCGGGCGTGGGGCGGCCCGGAACATCGCGCTTTTCCATCAGCGAGTGCGTCGTATGCGACGGAGGTGTTCGTGGTCGGCTGGCGGGTGGAGAACCACACGGGCCGGATGCTTTACTACGACCCCATAGACCACGGCCTGGTCACCCTCCCCGACCCGTCCCCGCCGTGGCCCGAGGCGCAGTCGCGGATCAACGCCCCCGTCGCCGGGGAACCGGCGTGCCTGGTGGTCGCGACGCTTTTCCCCGACCGCCTGACCGCGAAATACGGGGAGCGGGGAGGTCGTTTCGCCCTCCTCGAGGCGGGTGCCGTGATGCAGCAACTCTCCCTGACGGCGGCGGACCTCGGCCTGGCGGGAGTGGTCGTGGGAGGCCTGATCGACGACTACTGGCTGGCCCGGCTGGGCCTCACCCGGACCGGAGCCGTCGTCGCGTTCGGCTACCTGGTGGGTTACGGGGGTCGCGGGTAG
- a CDS encoding YcaO-like family protein, with amino-acid sequence MILGAHLMQQAVGQRHGLVLPPQRVSLSMADADIVHYGVPRKIDSPWESASGGVARRERDARLAAIGEAVERTTSGLVQLPMRPRRDIPPGERIDAEDFALFTPDQRARPGFPHGSIHDPECPYVEVFSLFDNSPVWVPQPFVSLQDPHRTGVPNSSGLAAGPDAHAALLRGVQELIERDALMTTWLHGLSGRAVAPPDSLALEVARLSGEFTVLDLTPAYSPFPVAAVMGGIPKRGVWRYSLGVACKHDWESAAEKAHLEWNQGVLFAGIYGELTDVSRIRKNSELHSFDEHAMYYTLYPELWPDLPILREKNVLRSPSQRAAPEEPRRALEVARKALLDAGIRVYYREVSTIDAIQAGVRVVKALSPDMALIHSHDAWPFLHKVDGMVESRYPGRGPESRFPNLKPHPLG; translated from the coding sequence ATGATCCTCGGCGCCCATCTGATGCAGCAGGCCGTCGGGCAGCGCCACGGCTTGGTGTTGCCGCCGCAGCGCGTTTCTTTGTCGATGGCCGACGCCGACATCGTCCACTACGGGGTGCCGCGGAAGATCGACTCGCCCTGGGAGAGCGCCTCCGGAGGGGTGGCGAGACGGGAACGCGACGCGCGCCTGGCGGCGATCGGGGAAGCCGTCGAACGCACCACCTCGGGGCTGGTTCAGCTGCCGATGCGGCCTCGCCGCGACATCCCGCCCGGCGAGCGGATCGACGCCGAGGACTTCGCGCTGTTCACCCCTGATCAGCGCGCCCGGCCCGGTTTCCCGCACGGCAGCATCCACGACCCCGAGTGTCCGTACGTCGAGGTCTTCTCCCTTTTCGACAACTCCCCGGTGTGGGTGCCGCAGCCCTTCGTGTCGTTGCAGGACCCGCACCGCACCGGGGTGCCGAACTCCTCCGGGTTGGCGGCGGGACCCGACGCGCACGCGGCCCTGCTGCGCGGGGTGCAGGAGCTGATCGAACGCGACGCCCTGATGACGACGTGGCTGCACGGCCTGTCCGGGCGCGCCGTCGCCCCTCCCGATTCCTTGGCCTTAGAGGTCGCGAGACTGAGCGGCGAATTCACCGTCCTCGATCTCACCCCCGCCTACAGTCCGTTTCCCGTCGCGGCGGTGATGGGTGGGATACCGAAACGGGGTGTGTGGCGGTATTCGCTCGGGGTGGCCTGCAAACACGACTGGGAATCCGCCGCGGAAAAGGCCCATCTGGAGTGGAATCAGGGAGTGTTGTTCGCGGGTATCTACGGAGAACTGACCGATGTCTCCCGGATCCGGAAAAACAGCGAACTGCATTCCTTCGACGAGCACGCAATGTATTACACGCTGTATCCGGAATTGTGGCCGGACCTGCCGATTCTGCGGGAAAAGAACGTCCTGCGCTCCCCGTCACAGCGGGCGGCCCCCGAGGAACCGCGACGTGCGCTGGAGGTGGCCCGGAAGGCGCTGCTGGACGCCGGTATCCGCGTGTACTACCGAGAGGTGAGCACCATCGATGCCATCCAGGCAGGGGTGCGGGTGGTGAAGGCGCTGTCGCCAGACATGGCATTGATCCATTCCCATGACGCCTGGCCGTTCCTGCACAAGGTGGACGGCATGGTGGAATCGCGCTATCCGGGCCGGGGACCGGAATCCCGGTTCCCCAACCTGAAACCGCATCCGCTGGGGTGA
- a CDS encoding TOMM precursor leader peptide-binding protein gives MYRLSPSWRIVERDDGFEIYGGDDARFQFDPSPLVSRLAAGDAVTREGLDPTGTIEFEQLLSAGMICPEIPEERRRSVAVVGDPLPVDVVLPGEPRSAETADLLVLVRHTATAPDIVRRASELERPHLFVDMSFHHTVSIGPLVIPHETPCVACLQGRLRERWGERQPVADPEVARRYPDLVAALLASEVRRCLEGDTSLAGWTVAWNLADRSILREKLLTVPLCDYCRGIDLPGSITP, from the coding sequence ATGTACCGGCTGTCCCCGTCGTGGCGGATCGTGGAACGCGACGACGGTTTCGAGATCTACGGCGGCGACGACGCCCGCTTCCAGTTCGACCCGAGCCCTCTCGTTTCCCGGTTGGCGGCCGGGGATGCGGTGACCCGCGAAGGCCTCGACCCGACCGGGACGATCGAGTTCGAGCAGCTGCTGTCGGCCGGGATGATCTGCCCCGAGATCCCGGAGGAGCGACGCCGGTCGGTGGCGGTCGTCGGCGATCCTCTTCCCGTCGACGTGGTGCTGCCCGGCGAGCCGCGATCTGCGGAAACCGCCGACCTGCTGGTGCTGGTGCGTCACACTGCCACCGCGCCGGACATCGTCCGGCGGGCGTCCGAGCTGGAACGGCCGCACCTGTTTGTCGACATGTCCTTTCATCACACCGTGTCCATCGGTCCGCTGGTGATCCCGCACGAAACCCCGTGCGTAGCCTGCCTGCAGGGCCGGCTGCGGGAGCGCTGGGGTGAACGACAACCCGTCGCCGATCCCGAGGTGGCCAGGCGGTATCCCGATCTCGTCGCGGCGCTGCTCGCCTCGGAGGTGCGACGCTGCCTCGAGGGGGACACGTCGCTGGCGGGCTGGACCGTCGCCTGGAACCTCGCCGACCGTTCCATCCTGCGCGAGAAACTGCTCACGGTCCCCCTCTGCGACTACTGCCGCGGGATCGACCTGCCCGGTAGCATCACACCATGA
- a CDS encoding helical backbone metal receptor translates to MLDDLGAEVALDRPPERVVSLVPSLTEAIALTAPGVLVGATNWCTHPAGLEVARVRGTKNPDRAAIAALRPDLVVTNQEENRRVDVERLRSAGIPVWVTRIDGIDDALGSMTRLFREGFGLREVSWLEEAREVWRHPPRLSGRVALPVWRDPWIWVGTGTYPDDLLRRLGLVNIVDDMRYPHVKINDALSGNPDFVLLPDEPYPFTATDGPEALGGVGSLNVRGRSLFWYGPAMVEARADLEAAIHEGGGAFRKTPANR, encoded by the coding sequence GTGCTGGATGACCTCGGGGCGGAAGTCGCGCTGGACCGCCCGCCCGAGCGGGTGGTCTCGCTGGTGCCGTCGCTGACGGAGGCGATCGCCCTCACCGCCCCGGGCGTGCTCGTCGGTGCCACGAACTGGTGCACCCATCCCGCCGGCCTGGAGGTCGCGCGGGTACGGGGCACCAAGAACCCCGACCGCGCCGCCATCGCCGCGCTGCGCCCCGACCTGGTGGTGACCAACCAGGAAGAGAACCGCCGAGTTGACGTCGAACGGCTGCGGTCCGCCGGAATCCCGGTGTGGGTGACCCGCATCGACGGCATCGACGACGCCCTGGGCAGCATGACCCGGCTGTTCCGGGAAGGATTCGGGCTGCGGGAGGTCAGCTGGCTGGAGGAGGCCCGCGAGGTGTGGCGCCACCCGCCGCGGCTGTCTGGACGGGTGGCGCTCCCGGTGTGGCGGGACCCCTGGATCTGGGTGGGTACGGGCACTTATCCCGACGACCTGCTGCGTCGCCTGGGACTGGTCAACATTGTCGATGACATGCGGTATCCGCATGTCAAAATCAACGACGCCCTCAGTGGGAACCCAGATTTCGTCCTGCTTCCCGACGAGCCCTACCCCTTCACCGCCACCGACGGACCGGAGGCGCTGGGCGGGGTGGGATCTCTGAACGTCCGGGGCAGGTCGCTGTTCTGGTACGGCCCCGCCATGGTCGAGGCGCGAGCCGACCTGGAGGCCGCCATTCACGAAGGCGGAGGAGCGTTTCGGAAAACGCCGGCGAACCGGTAG
- a CDS encoding MFS transporter gives MNIEKKGVVMSSHQRTVSESAMGSLSFFTLFVIGTDTFLVAPLLPLLQEEFGVPLAQSGWLVSAYALGYALFALAAGPISDRHNRRRVLLAGVAAFALLTCACGVTWDFWSMFTTRFLAGVGAAFVSPQIWASIPMVVSRGAVIKVMGHATAGLAIAQVAGIPIGSWLSTQNWRLPFFTIAGLSVLLWLTLLAWFPSVPPAAPTDGDGLLAPYRRVLASRTLAWSVVAYLVFQAGCLGAFSFIGSWLAKDFGATQTEIGVSMMIIGLGQGIGSFAGPPLVARIGERTSLWSGIVVLGAGFLLASAMPSRWAATIAFAATLLVGGFLLPVMMGQLQSNAGQARGTVSSLSNSAMYLGTAITGGIGGTLLTVFPGYWGISIYTAVTFALALAIYRFAGVFRNAPPPS, from the coding sequence GTGAACATCGAAAAGAAAGGAGTGGTCATGTCCTCCCACCAGCGAACCGTCAGCGAATCCGCCATGGGGTCGCTGTCGTTCTTCACTCTCTTCGTCATCGGAACCGACACCTTCCTCGTCGCTCCCCTGCTGCCCCTGCTGCAGGAGGAGTTCGGCGTTCCACTCGCACAGTCCGGGTGGCTGGTCTCGGCCTACGCCCTGGGGTATGCGCTGTTCGCCCTGGCGGCGGGGCCGATCTCGGACCGTCACAACCGACGCCGCGTGCTGCTGGCCGGGGTGGCGGCCTTCGCACTGCTGACCTGCGCCTGCGGGGTGACCTGGGACTTCTGGTCCATGTTCACCACCCGTTTCCTGGCGGGTGTGGGCGCTGCCTTCGTCAGTCCACAGATCTGGGCCTCCATCCCGATGGTGGTGTCACGCGGGGCCGTCATCAAGGTCATGGGGCACGCGACGGCCGGCCTGGCGATCGCCCAGGTGGCCGGGATTCCCATCGGCTCCTGGCTGTCCACCCAGAACTGGCGTCTACCCTTCTTCACCATCGCCGGGCTCAGCGTCCTGCTGTGGCTAACGCTTCTCGCGTGGTTCCCGAGCGTTCCCCCGGCCGCTCCAACCGACGGGGACGGCCTCCTCGCCCCGTACCGCCGGGTTCTCGCCTCGCGCACCTTGGCGTGGTCGGTGGTGGCCTACCTCGTCTTCCAGGCTGGCTGCTTGGGCGCATTCTCGTTCATCGGTTCCTGGCTGGCCAAGGATTTCGGCGCCACACAGACCGAGATCGGCGTCTCCATGATGATCATCGGTCTGGGGCAGGGAATCGGTTCGTTCGCCGGGCCGCCGCTGGTGGCCAGGATCGGGGAGCGCACCTCCCTGTGGTCCGGGATCGTCGTCCTCGGCGCCGGTTTCCTGCTCGCCTCGGCGATGCCGTCCCGCTGGGCCGCGACCATCGCCTTCGCCGCGACGCTGCTCGTCGGAGGTTTCCTGCTGCCGGTGATGATGGGGCAACTCCAGAGCAACGCCGGCCAGGCCCGCGGCACCGTCTCCTCGCTGTCAAACTCGGCCATGTACCTGGGCACCGCCATCACGGGAGGCATCGGCGGCACCCTGCTGACCGTTTTCCCTGGCTACTGGGGCATCAGCATCTACACCGCCGTCACCTTCGCCCTTGCCCTGGCCATCTACCGGTTCGCCGGCGTTTTCCGAAACGCTCCTCCGCCTTCGTGA
- a CDS encoding ArsR/SmtB family transcription factor produces MAREVFHPDVADISLDAVLGALSDPIRRDVLRRIAEEGPLYCGDLAYNVVKSTLSHHLRTLRLSGLMHTEVLGKRRRVTRRDHAIEQRFPGLLKAVGLPPGKGCWEEQEIARPGAVR; encoded by the coding sequence ATGGCCAGGGAGGTGTTCCATCCGGATGTGGCCGACATCAGCCTGGACGCGGTGCTGGGTGCCCTGTCGGATCCGATCCGCCGCGACGTGCTGCGTCGCATAGCCGAGGAAGGGCCGCTCTACTGCGGCGATCTCGCCTACAACGTGGTCAAGTCCACGTTGTCGCACCATCTCAGGACGCTGCGGCTATCCGGGCTCATGCACACCGAGGTCCTGGGCAAGCGGCGCCGCGTCACCCGCCGCGACCACGCCATTGAGCAGCGCTTCCCCGGCCTGCTGAAGGCGGTCGGACTGCCGCCGGGAAAGGGTTGCTGGGAGGAGCAGGAGATTGCGCGGCCGGGCGCGGTCCGGTGA
- a CDS encoding ribbon-helix-helix protein, CopG family has translation MDVSEHLLRGESVTDEQIQAWADEAEAGYDLASLPKARRGRPPVGDGPGVVVPVRLDAATLAALTARAEAEGIQNRSEAIRAAVKAWVDVA, from the coding sequence ATTGATGTGAGTGAACATCTGTTGCGGGGTGAATCCGTCACGGACGAGCAGATCCAGGCTTGGGCCGACGAGGCGGAGGCTGGGTACGATCTCGCGAGTCTTCCCAAGGCACGCCGAGGTCGTCCGCCTGTGGGCGATGGCCCCGGGGTGGTCGTCCCCGTGCGGCTCGATGCAGCCACCCTTGCAGCTTTGACTGCCCGGGCCGAGGCAGAAGGCATCCAGAACCGGTCGGAAGCGATCAGGGCTGCTGTCAAGGCCTGGGTGGACGTTGCGTGA
- a CDS encoding carbamoyl-phosphate-synthetase — MRTAARRRVLLSEASSFTAREFVTVLGRDGAVVDAMSSVRAPIARFSRYCRAIRRVPAPSQDPLGYLAAADRLMASGEYDALLPTHEQAWLFSAGRHLMRHRVEVADIAAFDRVESKIEFARLLDDLRLPQPAWRLVENEDDLSGLDFPVWLKAEFSTAGRGVLHVPSRDEAAAALASLTPRGRVMAQAPAPGRYAQVQGLFRRGRLLAAAASELLATGVGGSAAARVSVHHPEAVTALERLGAFLSWHGGLGLDYFHEDGRPCFIECNPRISEPANAAAAGVDLPALMIGLADDTPPSGEPVVARAGVRTRSTLAIGLGAAETARTRRGVAKTVARALLGRAPQAPAREVLNPVLEDPPSLVPFVVALAPVLARPAAVRRMAARTVADYSITPEAVARVSTR, encoded by the coding sequence ATGAGGACGGCCGCACGACGTCGGGTGCTGCTCTCCGAGGCTTCCAGCTTCACGGCCCGGGAGTTCGTGACGGTGCTCGGGCGCGACGGCGCGGTCGTCGATGCGATGTCCAGCGTCCGGGCCCCCATCGCACGGTTCAGCAGGTACTGCCGCGCCATTCGTCGCGTCCCGGCCCCGTCGCAGGACCCACTGGGTTACCTGGCGGCGGCGGACCGGCTGATGGCCTCCGGGGAATACGACGCCCTCCTCCCGACCCACGAGCAGGCCTGGCTCTTCTCCGCCGGCCGGCACCTGATGCGGCACCGGGTGGAGGTCGCCGACATTGCCGCATTCGACCGGGTGGAGTCGAAGATCGAGTTCGCACGCCTCCTCGACGACCTCCGGCTGCCGCAGCCCGCGTGGCGGCTGGTCGAGAACGAGGACGACCTCTCCGGGCTGGACTTCCCCGTCTGGCTCAAGGCCGAGTTCTCGACCGCTGGTCGCGGGGTCCTCCACGTCCCCTCCCGGGACGAGGCGGCCGCGGCCCTCGCGTCGCTCACCCCGCGGGGCCGGGTCATGGCGCAGGCTCCGGCGCCCGGCCGGTACGCCCAGGTGCAGGGTCTGTTCCGTCGCGGCCGGCTGCTGGCGGCGGCGGCCAGTGAGCTGCTGGCAACCGGAGTCGGGGGAAGCGCGGCCGCGAGGGTGAGCGTCCATCATCCCGAGGCGGTGACGGCCCTCGAACGCCTGGGCGCTTTCCTGTCGTGGCACGGTGGCCTCGGCCTCGACTACTTCCACGAAGACGGCAGACCGTGTTTCATCGAGTGCAATCCCCGCATCTCCGAGCCCGCGAACGCAGCAGCGGCCGGCGTCGATCTCCCCGCCCTCATGATCGGTCTGGCCGACGACACCCCTCCATCCGGGGAGCCCGTGGTGGCGCGAGCGGGTGTGCGGACCCGTTCGACGCTGGCCATCGGCCTCGGAGCGGCCGAGACCGCCAGAACCCGCCGGGGAGTGGCGAAAACCGTTGCCCGCGCCCTGCTCGGGCGCGCCCCTCAGGCACCGGCGCGGGAGGTCCTGAACCCGGTTCTCGAGGACCCACCCAGCCTCGTCCCGTTCGTCGTCGCGCTGGCCCCGGTCCTGGCGCGACCGGCGGCAGTGCGACGGATGGCCGCGAGAACCGTGGCCGACTACTCCATCACCCCGGAGGCGGTCGCACGGGTCAGTACGAGATAG